In the Diadema setosum chromosome 11, eeDiaSeto1, whole genome shotgun sequence genome, accccccaccaaaaaaaaaccccacacaaaacaacaacaacaaaaaaaaaaaagataatgatcaTGTTGAAGCAACGCAGGACAGAGCAGCAATTTTAGTTTTGAAAGCAGCTAAGGTCCATCAAGTAATGCACAATTTACACTTCTAATACATTCTGGCTGAACGAATGACAAGTATTAACAAGGCAACAGACAaatgactagaaatgtcgctatggcaactgatgcctccgccataatgcatgattctcccaataggcgtatagtacaatgtcttcacaatgtgtgatccatgacagtttcacataactggcaaaatattgaaatgacaggtttgtcagaaatgtcttgaactgggtttgctataattttctaagagtgcacgtacacatatttggggaattttgggaaagtttatgcaatgagtaatttccaaggtacgaagaaagagtgtgatgacggtacaaaatagatttttttttttttttttttgggggggcattgaaacctggcctttgacccttaacctttgaccttctggctggaaatttcccggagaatgtccattaggtaatgcatgtattaagttttgaaactaataatgcaagcattgcatatactagtatatgagggaaatagtaaaattttgaggagttgaccttgacctttgacccctgactactgacccatgacccctaaattccctagataatccctgccagacagtacatgcatatgtaccaagttccacaaagatacattgaagcatttgagagaaaagtaatattgcaacattttcacctaacctttgaccttttgacctttgaccttatgacatgaaactctctctggagaatctttacgcagtagtacatgtccacaccaagtttcaagaaaatacctttgggcattgcatagatatgggggaaattgcaacatttgtagcatttgaccttgaccttttgacctttgacctcttgccaatgtcactaaaatctactcaactaattgtcccatcatacgtcatccttgaaccaagtttggtgaaagctgcttcatccagttttgagttatcacgtaaacagataaattttaggatttgaccttgatctttgacctttgacctctgtccgatttcactgaaaaactaatcaagtaattgtcccatcatacatcatcctcccacaaagtttggtgaaatttgctccatccagtcttgagttatcgcgtaaacggatacaatttcatgatttgaccttgacctttgacctttgaccttcagccgatttcacccaaaatctaatcaaataattgccccatcatacttcatacttggaccaagtttggtaaaattccagtaaatattactcaagttatcgcataAACGAAAGcagacggacgtacgtacggacgtacgtacggccgtacggacggacgtacggacgtacggacggacaacccgaaaacataatgcctccggcaccacttcgtggcggaggcataaaaagtgcaTAATGCAAGCTGTAATACAGAGAATCACAGTGACCTAAAGTTTCATGCTGTTACAAACAAGGTGTGTCTGAATACTTGGATATGAAGAGTATTATTGTAAAATGAGCTGACTCCATTCTTGAtaagttgaaatatttgtgattaaagctgctaaaaacaaagaaaataataagaaaatacaggatatttttaatcattagcttctagaatattccttatGTTACAcatgaggtattactggaaaggtttaattttcctctatctgatgatggacttactttgaaattagTGAtacaattcttcaaataatcacaTCCCTCAGCCCAAAGTATTCAGGAAATGTGGAAGCTTGCAGTGTCAGGAACCATTCATGAGTAACATTTTGCAAAAACTTCCAATTTCTCAGTGACTTCCTTTGACATCAAAATATGTCAGCAGTATCTCCAGTGTGCCATGTATGACTTGTCTTTAAAAATTACTGCCTATGTGTTGGTGATGTTCAAATATTATACACAATAAAGTGTATTTAACCTAATGAAGAAAAATGGTACAAAAATGAACATCAATTTGTTTGGCtgcaaaggaaaaaatgaagtGTCTGTATACAAGCAACCACCGGACTAACAGATTTAAGTTACCTCCAAATGTCCGGCCAATGAGGATAGAGTGCCTTGACAAGGGGCATATCCTCTGCCACTAGGGGACATGAACCCAAGACCACATAATTTATAGTTCATGCTCTCATTTACTTATATGTAGCCACAACAGCTCCTCATAATGTGAAGTACACACCAAAATTTGATGgagaacaaaagacagaaactactgtatatgccaaatatttcgtgaggttttttattttcgcaaatttaaAAATGTGCGAAATCATTAACTCTGATCcggacatgaatgtgatgtgcatgcatacatttctatGTTTAGTACTGTACTCCACCATTGTGAATTTAGCCACACGAGAAATTGTTGGCaagtcctgattcgcgaaatATTGGACTTGCTGAATAAATAGCGTATATAGTAGGCAAAACTGTTTTTCTCACTCGATGTGATTTCCTGATTGTGGCAAAATTAAGACGCACAAAAGACGAAACAGAGACACATATATACAGATAGAAACaaagacatgtacatgtactttgaaaaatgtAACACTTCATACCTTCTTTCCCAAGTTCTGCGCCTGTGTAGCGGAGGTCATGACGGtcatggcagcctgtgtggctGAGCACAGCCTTGCCAGGGTGTGCATACTGCTGTTGGTGCTCTCCCGTagctgctcacctccctggccGGCTGCGCTCACCACCATCTTGGTGTTGCTGGTGAACTCCCGGACCTCCGACAGGAGGGCGTCTTTGGCCTGCCGGAAGCTGCGCGCGTTGGGTTGGCTCTCCATGGAGGATATGCTTCTCCCCATGTCTTCTGCCAGGAGAGTGATGTCTGCCATGGCGCTACTGATGGCAGTCACTCCGGCATACTCCTTGCTCTCGATGGCCATGATGACATCCATGGCAGAGGCCTCATGGTCCTGGTTCTCATGAGAGTCCTCATCAGACGGTTCAGTTCTGTCCCTTTCTGGTCCACCAAAGACAGGAGGCTCTGAGGAGGGCAAGGGAGGTGGTGACGGTGACTCAGCACTCATATCTATCTCCATACTGCTGGAGGGGCTTGGTAGAGGTTCTGGGGATGTCGGGGACAGAGGCATGCACACCCTTGTGGACAGTCTGCTGAGGCTTGCCGCCTTTGTGACCGGCGCTTTGGTTGGGCGAGGGGGCGGTGGCCGCTTAGGATTGCCCAGAGCGGGGGGATAGCTCTCCGTTAGACTGATCAAGGAGGACGGGCGACCCCTGAGGGTGCCATTCTGGCTGAGGTTGGGGGACCCCTGTGGTGTGTCGAAGTCTGAATCTGATGCAGAATCGAGGCTGGCACTCTTCATCATGTTCAGAGAGAAGGAGCGCACTCTGGTGTCCACGTCACTTGTAGGTCTGGTCTCAATATCCAGCGACTCCGACCTCTGAAATCCATTAGCACTAACCCTTGCAACTGATGCATGAACTCCATTTTGCTCTTCAGGAGTTTGACTGCTGTCACCATCGCCTGCATCATCACACGTGGCTGATGGCCACAGGGCCTTCAGAGGTTTTCTTGTCTTAGACTTTGAGCGAGTACTGCTGACACTCCCTTTAAAGGAGCCTTGCTTGAAAGGAAGTGAGTCCTTGAATTGGCCCCATGTCCTGCTCCTATGCGGCGATAACAACTTTGATAGGGAGCCTGAGAATGAAGGTTTCTTGGACACCGAACCCTGAGGGGAGTTTGATGCTGAGGAACTCACTTTTAACTTTGATGAAGTAGCAGACGGAGACTTGCCAGCTGCCTCCTTCAGCTTAGGCTTGGGAAGGGGTGGAGGAGGAGCTTTCCGTGAGGGATACAGCTTGCCTGACTCCTTAGTAGGGGAGGATTCAGAAAAGGTATGACTTCGGGCCAGCTGTTTACTCTTTGAATGCCTGTCTTTACTACCAGGGCTTTCACTGCCCTCGGGTCCATCTTTCTGACTAACATCAGCAAGGTCAGGTTGAACTTTTGCCTCCACAGAAAGAGTAGCTGCGGCTTCTTCTCTGTCAGTAAAATCAAAATCGCTGGGGATCTGGGGAGAGAAAGACTTTGGTAACGTTGAAAATCCGTCCCCTAACTCACTATCACCCTGGCCCTCAAACCTGGATGCCTTTGCCGCGATTCCCGGTGCCTTGTATCTCTTGCGTGGGGGCGGCTGTGGTGGAGGGGCCTGAGGAGCAGAGTACTTCCGATGCTTTGGTAATGGTTTCTCTGATGCAGCGTTCGCAACATGGGCATTAAACTTAAGATTGAGGTCTTTAGGTCGGGAGGGTTTTGGAGGTACAGCTGGTTTCGGTCCAAGAATCTTGGGCTTGGTGACGCGACTCGGCTCTGGCTTTTTGATGGTTTCCTGCTCGCCGCTCAGCTGTAGATTTGGCGCCTTTGAGAAAGCATAAATTGAGGAGTCCTCCTTCGCATCAACCCTGGGGAAGCCACTGTCTGTGCTACTTGAGGATGAAAATTCAGAGGGTGAGGTCAGAGACAGCTGATCTGGGTCCGGCTGATGAAACCCACTATCAACACTCCCCTGCAGCTTACTCTGCTGAATGCCACGTAGCTTGGGTTCCGTTTCCATGGGGCTACTCGTTGGGTCACCAATACTAGGGGTGGAGGCAGCAGGCGATGAAACCATGGGTGACTGCTGAGGTATACTGCCGAGAATGATTGCATCCAAAATATTGGCCACCTTCTGTTCCGGCGACTGCTGGCCCCTTAGTCGTCCATAACTGTCGTAGTGTACTTCAAGATTCTCCAAGTCATTGTCCCCATCCTCACTGGATGGGGATTTGGGTGACATTGATCCTCTCTGTGAATTTTCCAGAGAGGTTGCATTTTCACCAAGTAAGCTCTTCCCATCTAAATGTTCAGTTCCACTTGTTTCTGTAAGCAACTCCAAGATGTCATCCGTAGGACTCAGTGCATCTTGTCTCGTGTCATTTCTTTCACTTCCATCAGGAATGTCACATTCCTTCTCAGGAGTCATTGATAACTCCAGGAGTTCTCTCAGGCCTGCATCCTCATCAATGTCCTCAATCACGCTTTCATCCTGGATCTCTTCCTCCTCTGTATGACAAATTCTTTCCTCATCTCTTAATGCATCAAAACCATCATGAACTTCTCCATCAATATCACCACTGCTGACATCTTCACAGGCAGCAGGTGGAGTAATTGCTTGGTCTTCAAAATCTTGTGTAGAGATTGGCATCTCTTTGGAATGTGTCAAAAGGTTTTCACTGGTATCATGGCCAATCATCTCATTGTCTGGCTCACAAAGATCAGCTCCAGGAGGGCTTGATGGCTGTTCTAATGACCCATGATCTCCACTTTCACCACTGCTTCCGATGTTACATTCTGGCAGATTTTCATCTGTGTCGCTTTCCTCTGCTCCGTCAACCAGAGACTGAGGCAGAACCTCCTCTATGACACCTTCATCAAACCCTTCGAAGGTGGGAGGAGGAAGGATGGCTTGCAGAAGCTCTTCATCAATTTCCCCTGTGTCCATGGGAGGTGGCGGTGCAATAGCCAGAGATGCTATAAGAGCTTCAATGTCATCACCTTCCCCTGGAGTACTGACTTCTGCTGGTTCTAGAGATGACAAGTCGATGTTGTTGAAGTCTCTGGGTGCCGGCGACAGTGTATTGTCCTCTGCAGCATCAATTGCAGTCAGGTTGGGACTGCTGCCATGCAAAGTTGAGGTGCTCTCATTGTCCGAGCTCGTGGCACAGAATGCTGCCGCACTGCCTGGTTCAAAGGCTTCTTCATCTTTGAGGAAAGGGGCGCTGCTATCATCGAGTTCCATGCTCGACTGCAAAGAATAGGGGGCCGTTACTCTGGACATGTGTGCATAGTCTCTTGGTGATGGACTCATTCCGACATGGTCCACATTATTGTTATCTATTTCTGATGAGATGGTCTCGTTGCCCGAGTCAGATTCGCATTCAATGTCCGGACCTTTTGCTGCAGCTTGACGGGGCTGGTCAACTTCTTCCATACTGGCACTAAGGGCAACCAGCGCCGCTAACTGCATGCCATGAGCTTCGTCAGAAACATCCAAGGGAGATCTCAGAGTTGGCTCGGGTGACGGCATGTCAATCATCGACACAGGTACATCATCTTCCTCACCAATGTCCCTGTCATCTTCCACTCCTACCCTTAGTTCAGTGTCACTTTCATCATGCACTTTTATGTGTTCCATACTCTCATCTGGTAACAccacttcatcatcatcatcatcatcatcatcagattTGACAGCTTGATTGTCTTCAGCATCTGATGCTCCATCACTAGAACCACTCAGGTTCACTTTAATATCCaatgtgacatcatcatcatctatacTGTTTGCTCTGCATTCTACATCTGCTTCAATGTCTACTCCGTTTTCTATGAACACATCTTCATCTCCTTGGCTATCGCCACTGCCCGGTAATGAACCCGAGCGGGATAAGTCAGAGTCAAAGTCATAGTCTCCCACTCCCGTCAAATCTATGACGTCGCTGTCAATGCTCTTAGAATGTCCTTCAACATCCTGAAGCGAGTCATCACTTTCATCACTGTCGCGCCTCCGCTTGAGTCTGGGACTCCGCTTGCGGTGCTGGACCAGGATAGAGTCTCTCGCTCTCAACCTGGAATTTGGCCTCTCTGGTTCGCCGTCCTGGGGGCTGCTCTCGGTGGCATTCCTGTCATCCGTCTCCCCTTCCTGCATACTGCTCTCGTGCAGGGGAGAGGACCGGAGAAGCTTCAGGTCTGTGCCGCTCACATTGTCTGAGTCATTTGTGGCCACGGTGTCCCTCACATTGAATTTCATGCCCGTGATGGACCTGAAGATCTTTTTGCTGATGCCCTCTGTCAGGGACTTCTCTCGCTTCTTCCCTTCGGTGGACTTGGGGCTCTTCTTCTTGAGCACCTCAATCCCAAGCTTGCTTTTCAGGCCGGACACCTTTGTATCACTGTCGGGACTGGGCATTCCATTGCTCAGTAGAGATGAGATTTCTGCTAGCACTGGGCTGGCGGCGTCCTCATCATGTCCAGAACTCTTCTCCTCCGACTGCGAGTTATCCTCTGATCCTGGAAGCGACTCAATGCCATCCCCAACATCATCCTGCCAGGTCTCCATCTTGCCTTCGATCTTGAGGTCTTGGTCTGAGGCCAGGCTGGCTTCATCCGTGCCCTCCCCATCATCCGCGTTGGGCGAGTCAAGCTCCTCTTGCAGCCTGTCTGCCATCTTTACCCTGtgacaaatagaaaaaaaacaaactgtgtTCACACTTACCAGTTACCATTCATGGGGACCCCATCACAGTTTCTGATTACTTTCTCTAAATTATTCCTCTATGTCAAACTGTATTGCAAGGTTATGCTTTTGTGGGACATGTAAGCCTGATGTGTAAAACCAAGGATATTTTACAAGGCTAACCAGGATTTGTACACGTAGAATCAGCTTATTTGAAGCTTATTTGAAGAAAGTGGAGAAAATATGATGCATAATGGCAATCTAAATATCAGCTGaatcctttaaagggatggtacagttttggtcgagatgaggcttcaggtttccaaagtgttttgatgattattttttgagataatgagaaacctagtatgaaatataaaaagagcatataattctaaaaggaattcaaagtttatttgatgaaaattggttctgaaatggctgagatattccaaacagagtaatcctaataaaaggtgggacccaccttttattaggatcactttgttttactttgttttttggatatctcagccattgcaaaaattattttcatcacataaactttgaattcctcttgaaatggtatgctctgtagtatttcataaggggttcctcagtatcttgcaaaattttaaaagctcaatcctcatctccatcaatactatACAAACCCTTTCATAAGCCTCATCTTCCGATCCTTCTGGTCTCTGTTTTCTGTGTCagtcttttgttctttttattcaaTGTGCAATACAACTCAAATTTCCTCAGGAAAAATACCATCAAATTACATGTCTTTTCCTTGCATGGgtgtaagaaaaaagaaactgaatCTTTTCTTAGTCTTGCCACATGGCCACAGAGTCTGTTCTTCATCACAAAAGCAGCTTATCAACAAGAATGAACAGATGACGAAAACGCTTTGTACACACCGTTTGATGTCAGTGTGAGGAGGGGAGTAGGGCGGGGGTCCGGTGGATAGGTCAACCCAGTGGTCACCTTCCCTCCTCTTCTCTTGCCCTTTGACCTCCCCGGACGTGGAGTCGTCCTCGTCTTCTTCGACGATAACCTCCGAGGCCAGGTCATCTGGGTAGTTCCACTTGGTTTTGTGGACCAGGTGTCTGCTGCAATATGGAGGAGCTGATTGCAAAGTAGAACAATAACAACGAATATAAAAGATGGCATATCATATTTGTCCAATTATTCTCATTTTACCATAATATCCATTCATATTGCTCCCTAATGTACAAAAACTGCAATGGGAAAGTGTATGATGATACATGACAATGCTTATACACATCAAACTTTTATTGACCTTGTGCGTTCAAAAGAACACACAGGGATGATGGAACATAATATAGTCGCACATCAATTTGTCCTACAACTTAGAGGTACGAGTAGCTCTAGACAACATACCCATTGGCAAACCTTCAAAATGAGCACACAAACAGAAATAAGCCCCACCCTTCAAAATGACTCATGCTGCTCTCTTCAAATCAAGCAATCAATTGATCAAACATAGCTAGAGATCGGCTACAGCTTATGACGACAATCTCCTGCATTCTTCTCTTGTCAATTGTCATTAAATCAATCCCCCCAGCGTTTactcaacattatgaaaatttcatgtgttCCACAAACTGATTGCTCTTAGCTTTGCAATCATACTTTGTaggtttcttctttttcactttgtgtcaaacctgtggTTTTCAAGTTtgtctgtttgacaaaaaaaaatcataaatcaaatcaaatcaagtcaaatcttACAGACACAACAAAGAGCGATATCATTCGTGTGTTACCTTCTTTCTTGCTGGTAAGACTGCATACACTGGTCTCTGAGAGGAGCGTCCGTTGCCTGTTGACCAGCAGCTTGTAGTAGCCGCTGATGAAGGTAGCCATTTGGAGAGCGTCATCAGTTGGCAGCAGGAATACAATGGGCTGTTGGCATGAGGGAGGGTGTATACAGACATTGTAAATTGACCTTCAACTTTAG is a window encoding:
- the LOC140235524 gene encoding uncharacterized protein, with product MDTDSAGGNFLSRLNKILDCGWQAKLNQDGRLYYLNHDDETSHWIPPRSNWPQLGELPYGWEAARDKKGKEYYINHRTCTTTREDPFDLEEAPPEQRDVVLVRDAALGFGFIAGSEKPVVIRSVTEGGPSIDKLLPGDEILKVNGEDVKNSDRQYIIDKIRYSTDQIELSVIQPYIDKTGLKSSFLSATKKQKLKAKPPRVRFAENVNTFPSNSPKIPPSLVYLPNVLKVYLENGQTKSFKYDNDTTVKEVLENLRDKLDLKCLEYFSLVVGDVRIPSQHKFIILQEHEALRQIADRPGSQNWKCMLRVTYVPCDAYDLHTEDPNAFEYFYQQCCNDVLQGCFSSELKPETAVRLASLHIHQHLLASKQTTKMTIKAIEKEDGLERFLPETVLTCYKAKDLRKLLSHHMKQNQNLPAPGQKTLRELQAKLHYLKIVGDLKSLGTRRFNTTILDYPDVDQQSDATVIVGPRCDVSLLAKTGHQALVLEFNQLTRLLLTVESGTEDGVHRLELHQKSGQPIVFLLPTDDALQMATFISGYYKLLVNRQRTLLSETSVCSLTSKKEAPPYCSRHLVHKTKWNYPDDLASEVIVEEDEDDSTSGEVKGQEKRREGDHWVDLSTGPPPYSPPHTDIKRVKMADRLQEELDSPNADDGEGTDEASLASDQDLKIEGKMETWQDDVGDGIESLPGSEDNSQSEEKSSGHDEDAASPVLAEISSLLSNGMPSPDSDTKVSGLKSKLGIEVLKKKSPKSTEGKKREKSLTEGISKKIFRSITGMKFNVRDTVATNDSDNVSGTDLKLLRSSPLHESSMQEGETDDRNATESSPQDGEPERPNSRLRARDSILVQHRKRSPRLKRRRDSDESDDSLQDVEGHSKSIDSDVIDLTGVGDYDFDSDLSRSGSLPGSGDSQGDEDVFIENGVDIEADVECRANSIDDDDVTLDIKVNLSGSSDGASDAEDNQAVKSDDDDDDDDEVVLPDESMEHIKVHDESDTELRVGVEDDRDIGEEDDVPVSMIDMPSPEPTLRSPLDVSDEAHGMQLAALVALSASMEEVDQPRQAAAKGPDIECESDSGNETISSEIDNNNVDHVGMSPSPRDYAHMSRVTAPYSLQSSMELDDSSAPFLKDEEAFEPGSAAAFCATSSDNESTSTLHGSSPNLTAIDAAEDNTLSPAPRDFNNIDLSSLEPAEVSTPGEGDDIEALIASLAIAPPPPMDTGEIDEELLQAILPPPTFEGFDEGVIEEVLPQSLVDGAEESDTDENLPECNIGSSGESGDHGSLEQPSSPPGADLCEPDNEMIGHDTSENLLTHSKEMPISTQDFEDQAITPPAACEDVSSGDIDGEVHDGFDALRDEERICHTEEEEIQDESVIEDIDEDAGLRELLELSMTPEKECDIPDGSERNDTRQDALSPTDDILELLTETSGTEHLDGKSLLGENATSLENSQRGSMSPKSPSSEDGDNDLENLEVHYDSYGRLRGQQSPEQKVANILDAIILGSIPQQSPMVSSPAASTPSIGDPTSSPMETEPKLRGIQQSKLQGSVDSGFHQPDPDQLSLTSPSEFSSSSSTDSGFPRVDAKEDSSIYAFSKAPNLQLSGEQETIKKPEPSRVTKPKILGPKPAVPPKPSRPKDLNLKFNAHVANAASEKPLPKHRKYSAPQAPPPQPPPRKRYKAPGIAAKASRFEGQGDSELGDGFSTLPKSFSPQIPSDFDFTDREEAAATLSVEAKVQPDLADVSQKDGPEGSESPGSKDRHSKSKQLARSHTFSESSPTKESGKLYPSRKAPPPPLPKPKLKEAAGKSPSATSSKLKVSSSASNSPQGSVSKKPSFSGSLSKLLSPHRSRTWGQFKDSLPFKQGSFKGSVSSTRSKSKTRKPLKALWPSATCDDAGDGDSSQTPEEQNGVHASVARVSANGFQRSESLDIETRPTSDVDTRVRSFSLNMMKSASLDSASDSDFDTPQGSPNLSQNGTLRGRPSSLISLTESYPPALGNPKRPPPPRPTKAPVTKAASLSRLSTRVCMPLSPTSPEPLPSPSSSMEIDMSAESPSPPPLPSSEPPVFGGPERDRTEPSDEDSHENQDHEASAMDVIMAIESKEYAGVTAISSAMADITLLAEDMGRSISSMESQPNARSFRQAKDALLSEVREFTSNTKMVVSAAGQGGEQLRESTNSSMHTLARLCSATQAAMTVMTSATQAQNLGKKVEDVARNFSTTLQAANEAHGRPLGDPKMQQLLRKAQTMAALLSALMRSLRILQH